The region AACTGATGAGGATGTTGAAAATGAATTGAAGAGTTCACAGGAAAAAAATGCTAGAATAGAATTAAAAGAAGATGGAGAAGCAGTAGTAAAAGGTGACATAGCTGTTATTGATTTTAAAGGTTACATAGATGATGTTGCTTTTGAAGGTGGAGAAGGAAAAGACTATTCACTTGAAATAGGCAGCGGTACATTTATAGGCAATTTTGAAGATCAGTTAGTTGGTCTTAAAAAGGGTGACAAAAAAGATGTAATTGTTACTTTCCCTGAAGATTATGGTAGAGAAGAATTAAATGGTAAAGAAGCAAAATTTGAAGTAGAAATAAAAGATATAAAGATGAAAGAATTACCAGCTTTAGATGATGAATTTGCAAAAGAAATTTCTGAGTTTGACACTCTAGATGAAGTGAAAAAAGACATAAAGAGTAAAATGGAAAAAGCTAATGCAGAAAAAGCTAAAACTGAGTTTGAAGATAAAGTTGTCGATGTTGCAGCTGAAAATGCTAAAATCGATATTCCAGAAGTTATGGTAAAGAATGAAACAGATCAAATGCTTAAAGAATTAGAGAATAGATTAAAATATCAAGGACTTGATCTTAAATCATACTATGAATATACAAATAGCTCTGAAGATAAAGTAAGAGATTACATGAAAGAAACTGCTGATAAAAGAGTTAGAACAAGATTAGTTATGGAAAAGATAGCAGAAGTTGAAAAAATAGAAGCATCAGATGATGAATTAAAAGAGAAAGCAAAAGAAATGGCAAAACAATATGCTAGCAAAGATTTAGATAAGATGGCTGATTTGATTCTAAAAGCTCAAAGAGGTATGCTAGTTCAAGATGTAGTTAACGGTAAAGTAATAGATTTATTAGTTGAAAATGCAAAAGTTGTAGAATAACAAATGTTTAAAAAATGTTAAATATATAATAATATATAAAGAAAGTTAATTGTTAAATACTTTAGCAATTAACTTTAAATATATAGTATAAATTTTAAGGAGGAAGTTCTTATGAGTTTAGTTCCTTATGTAGTTGAACAAACTAGTAGAGGTGAAAGATCCTATGATATATATTCTAGATTATTAAAAGATAGAGTAATATTTTTAGGAGAAGAAGTAAATGATACTAGTGCAAGTTTAGTTGTAGCACAATTACTATTTTTGGAAAGCGAAGATCCTGACAAGGACATATATCTTTACATAAATAGTCCAGGAGGTTCTATAACATCTGGAATGGCTATTTATGATACAATGCAATATGTAAAACCGGATGTGTCAACTATATGCATAGGTATGGCTGCATCAATGGGATCATTTTTACTTACTGCTGGAGCACAAGGCAAGAGATTTGCATTACCTAATAGTGAAATAATGATACACCAGCCATTAGGAGGATTCCAAGGTCAAGCTACGGATATAGGGATACATGCAGAAAGAATACTCCACATAAAGAAAAAGTTAAATACTATATACAGTGAGAGAACAGGAAAACCTCTTGAAGTAATAGAAAAAGACACTGAAAGAGATCACTTCCTTGATGCGTACGAAGCTAAAGAATATGGTTTAATTGATGAAGTAATAACTAAACATTAATCAAAGTACTTTATTAGGATAAAAATTTTATAGTTTTAGAATTATAATATGTATGTACAAATATCCCAAAGAATGAGGTTTATAATTAGGTGAATTCATAGGTTTCATTGTTAATTATATTTTGTAATATGAACACCATGCTTTCATTGATTTTATAATTTCGCATTATAATAGTAGGGCTGTTTTTGTAATAGTTAAGACTAAATAATTAGTATCCTTTGGGAGGCATATTCAAGTTGCGTTTAGTTAATGTAATAATTAAATTGCTTGAATAGTTTTATGTGATACATAGGGTTTTATATTTAGTCTATGAAAATAGCCCTATGATAAATAGTAAGCCTTTATTGGCAAAATTCATGTGATTTATCACATGTTTAAAATAACCTTTTAAGTGAGGTGTTCAAATGGCAAAATATGATAATAAAAAGCAGTTACGTTGTTCGTTTTGTGGTAAAAGTCAAGATCAAGTAAAAAGATTAATTGCAGGACCTGGTGTATATATTTGTGATGAATGTATAGAGCTATGTTCTGAAATAATTGCAGATGAATTTGAAGAAGCTCCTCAGATTAATGTTGGTAATTTGCCTAAGCCTGCTGAAATTAAAGATTATTTGGATCAGTATGTTATAGGTCAGGATGATGCTAAAAAGTCTCTATCTGTTGCTGTATATAATCACTATAAGAGAATAAATTCAAACTTATCTAATAGTGAGGATGTAGAACTTCAAAAGAGTAATATATTATTATTAGGACCAACAGGATGTGGAAAGACTTTTCTTGCGCAAACACTGGCTAAGTTTTTGAATGTTCCATTTGCAATAGCAGATGCAACTACGTTAACAGAGGCAGGATATGTTGGTGAGGACGTTGAAAATATACTTTTAAAGCTTATACAAAATGCGGATTATGACATTGAAAGAGCAGAAAAAGGAATAATATATATTGATGAAATTGATAAAATAGCTAGGAAGTCTGAAAATCCATCTATAACAAGGGATGTATCAGGAGAAGGTGTTCAACAAGCACTTCTTAAAATACTTGAAGGCACAGTTGCTTCTGTACCACCACAAGGTGGAAGAAAGCATCCACATCAGGAGTTTATACAAATTAATACTACAAATATACTCTTTATTTGTGGTGGAGCTTTTGATGGAGTAGATAAAATTATTGAAAATAGAACTAGAATAAGTACAATAGGTTTTGGTGCTTCTATTGAATCAAAGAAAAATAAGGATATAGGAGCTCTTCTTAAAAAAATAATGCCAGGTGATCTTTTGAAATTTGGATTGATACCTGAATTTATTGGAAGACTTCCAATAATAGTAACCCTTAATTCACTTGATAAAGATTCGCTTGTAAAAGTATTATCACAACCTAAAAATGCACTTGTAAAGCAATATAAAAAATTGTTACAAATGGATGATGTAGAACTTGAATTTAAGGATGGCGCACTTGAAGCCATAGCACTTGAGGCTATAGCAAGAAGTACAGGTGCTAGAGGACTTAGAGCTATTGTTGAAGATATAATGAAAGATATAATGTTTGACATACCATCTAGAGATGATGTTAAAAAAGTAATAATTACAGAAAATACAATCAAAACAAAACAGCCAGAGCTAGTTTTGGAAGAAGGAAAGAAAGCATTAGATGCTCCTAAAAAGAAGGAGAAATCTAAGAATAAAAAAGATATAGAAAGTGCATAAATATAAAGTTTAAATAAAAAAACGGATGAAAATTATCATCCGTTTTTTTTATTTGTATATTAAAATCAAAACATCACATAATATTAATATAAAAATAACTGTTATTATAGCTAATTAATGGAGGTTGTTTATGTATAATATGATTATTGTGGTTGAAACGATTTTTAATATTATTATAGGATTGTATTTTTTCTATATGTTAAAAAATCAGCAAGTAGATAGAATTAGTATTAATAAAGAAAATGAAAAAGGGCTAAAGAAGCTTGATGAAATGAGAAAAGTTAAATTATCTGTTCCGCTTTGCGAAGAAAGTAGACCACAAAAATTTGAAGAGATAATTGGTCAACAAAATGGTATAAGAACATTAAAAGCATCTATATGTGGTTCTAATCCACAACATGTAATAATTTATGGGCCTCCAGGAGTTGGTAAAACTGCAGCAGCTAGACTTGCCCTTGAATATGCAAAAACATGTTCATATTCTCCATTTAAAGATGATGCTAAATTTGTTGAAATAGATGCAACCACTTTGAGATTTGATGAAAGGGGAATAGCAGATCCACTTATAGGCTCTGTCCATGATCCAATATATCAAGGAGCAGGAAAGTACGGAATGGCTGGCATACCTCAACCTAAAATGGGTGCTGTATCAAGGGCACATGGAGGGATACTTTTTATTGATGAGATAGGAGAACTTAATCCTAATGAAATGAATAAACTCTTAAAGGTTATGGAGGATAGAAAAGTATTTTTTGATAGTGCTTATTATAACTCTTCAAATGAAACTATGCCTGAATACATAAAAGACATATTTGAAAATGGTTTTCCAGCTGATTTTAGACTTATAGGTGCTACAACTAGAAATCCAGAAGAAATTAATCCTGCACTTCGTTCAAGATGCATTGAAATATTTTTTAGGCAGCTTGATGAAGTAGAAATAAAAACTATAGCAAAAAATGCATCAGATAAAATAAAGGTAAATATGGATAGTAGAGCATTAGATTTAATTGGTATGTATGCATCAAATGGAAGGGAAGCTATTAATTTAATTCAGTTGGCCTGTGGAATTGTTATGAATGAAAATAGAAATAAAATAGAGTATAAGGATATTTTATGGCTTGTTGAAAATGGAAGGTATTCAATGAGAACATATAAGAAGGTAAGCGATATTGCTAGAATTGGATGCGTAAATGGCTTGGGCGTTTTTGGCATTGATAATGGTATAGTAATGGATATTGAGGCGGCAGCTATTAGGGTTAAAAATTCGACTGGTGAAATAAAATTAACAGGAATAATTGAAGAAGAAGAAATGAATGGTTACAATAAAAAGGTAAGAAAGAAAAGTAGTATAATGTCTTCAGCAGAAAATGCAGTTTCAATGATCCAAAATGTCTTCAAAATTAATACTAGAAATTATGATATTCATATTGATTTTCAAGGTGGATATGCAGTAGATGGTCCATCAGCGGGAGTTAGTATTGCATGTGCTATTTTAAGTGCATTAAAAAATGAACCAATTAAAAGTGAAGTTGCTATGACGGGGGAAATAACTTTAAATGGTAAAGTAAAACCTGTTGGTGGAATAGGCTCTAAAATAAAAGCGGCAGTTAAAGCTGGAGCTAAATTGGTTATCATTCCGTATGAAAACTGGGATAGCTCTTTTAATAATAATTATGCAAATGTTAAGATAGTTGGTGTTAAGACTATTGGAGAAATTTTAAAATATGTTCTTATAAGTAGTAGTGAAAACAATATAAGGATTAAAATTAATAAGGAAAATTGTAAAGGTATATTGACTGCTGAAAGTGCAACTGGTGAGAAGTGTAATTTTTAAAAGTTGAAAAATTGCTATTTTATAGTATAATATATTAGACTGGCTGTAGATTATTGAAAGGCGGGGAGAAATAATATGAACGAAGAAAGTAAAGTTCTTCCTTTGATTCCGTTAAGAGGTCTTATAATATTTCCTCATATGATAGTACATTTTGATGTCGGTAGAGATAAGTCCGTTGAGGCTTTAGAAGAAGCAATGCTTAATAGTCAGGAGATATTTTTATCAGCTCAAAAAGATGAAAAAATAGATGAACCAGAAGAAGAGGATATAAATTTAGTTGGAACGGTTTGCAGTATAAAACAAATACTCAGACTTCCCGGCGATGCTGTAAGGGTTTTAGTAGAAGGAATTAATCGTGGTAAAATAAATAAATATTTAAGAAAAGAATCTTTTATTGAAGTTCAAATTGATGAAGTTAAAGATGAAAATGATTATGATAAATATGAAGTAGAAGCTTTAATGAGACTTATAACAAAAGAATTTTCGAAATATGTAAAGCTTTCAGGTGCTGCTTCTAAAGATTCTATTGATTTTTTAAGAGATATAAAAGAACCTGGAAAGTTTGCAGATGTAGCTAGTTCTTACCTTGTTATAAAGCAAGAACAAAAGCAGTCAATACTTGATTCATTTGATCAAAAAGAAAGACTACAAAAAGTTCTAAAAATACTTAAAGATGAACTTCAAATACTTGAACTTGAGAGAAATATAGGTGTTAAGGTCAAGGAAAAAGTAGATAAGTCTCAAAGAGAATACTATCTTAGAGAACAAATAAAAGTTATACAGGAACAGCTTGGTGAAGATGATGAGGAAAAAGCAGAAGTAAAAAAATATACTCAGAAGATTAAAAAGCATAAAATGCCAAAAGAAGTAAAAGAAAAGGCATTGTATGAAGTTAAAAAATTAGAAAATGCAGGAGCATATTCAGCGGAAGGGGCAGGTATAAAGAATTATTTGGACTGGGTTTTAGCACTTCCGTGGAAAGAAAAGACAAAAGATAATCTTGATATAAAGAAAGTTAGAGATGTATTAGATAAAGAACATTATGGACTTACAGATGTAAAGGAGAGAATAGTAGAATACCTTGCTGTAAAAAAGATGAGTAATAGCTTAAAGGGTCCAATATTATGCCTTGTTGGTCCTCCAGGAGTTGGAAAGACATCTATAGCAAAATCAATAGCTAATGCTGTAAATAGAAACTTTGTTAGGATATCTCTTGGCGGAATAAATGATGAGGCAGAAATACGTGGTCATAGAAGGACATATGTTGGAGCTATACCAGGTAGGATAATATATGGAATGAAACAAGCAAAATCAAATAATCCATTAATTTTACTGGATGAAATAGACAAGATGAGTTCTAGCTATAAGGGAGAAGCTTCTGATGCGCTTCTGGAAGTGCTAGATAGTTCCGAAAATAATAAATTCAGGGATAACTATTTAGAGCTTGATTTTGATTTATCTGACGTAATGTTCGTGACAACTGCAAATACACTTGAAACTGTACCTAGACCACTTATGGATAGGATGGAAATTATTGAAGTTTCTGGATATACATACGAGGAGAAGTTTCATATAGCTAAGGAACATTTAATCAGTAAACAATTAGAAGAGCATAATGTGCCTTTAGAGAATAAAATAAACTTTATGGATTCCTCCATATATTATATTATAGAAAATTACACAAGAGAATCTGGAGTAAGAAGTTTAGAAAGAAAAATAGCAGCAATTATAAGAAAAGCAATAACTGAGATGATTGAAAAGAATAAGAAAGTTATAAATATAAATTCTAGAACTGTTAAAAGATATCTTGGTGATGACACATATGCTTTTGATAAAATAGACAATCAAGATAAAGTTGGAGTTGTTACAGGAATGGCATGGACGGCATATGGTGGTGACACCCTTCCAGTAGAAGCAGTTGTTATGCATGGTACAGGTAAACTTCAACTTACGGGACAACTTGGTGATGTTATGAAAGAATCAGCTGAGGCTGGATATAGTTATGTGAGATCAAATTGTGTTAAGTATGGTATAGATGAAGAATTTTATAAGAATAAAGATATTCATGTACATGTTCCAGAAGGAGCAGTACCTAAAGATGGTCCATCAGCGGGAGTTACAATGATTACTGCCATGGTTTCTGCATTGAGTGATAAAAAAGTAAAGCACAATGTAGCTATGACTGGCGAAATAACACTTACAGGAAGGGTTTTGCCTATAGGTGGACTTAAAGAAAAGTCATTAGCTGCGTATAGAGCGGGAGTAGATACTATTATTTTGCCTAAAGAAAATGAAAAGGATATAAACAAAATTCCTAGGTCAATTAGGGGAAAAATCAAATTTATACTTGCAGAAGAAATTGATACTGTATTAGAAAATGCATTGATTGGTGGTATTAGAAATGATAATTAAACAAGCAGAATTTATAATTTCTGCAGCATGGAAAAAACAGTTTCCTATAGATGGTAAAGATGAAATAGCTTTTGTTGGAAGATCAAATGTAGGTAAATCATCACTAATAAACTCTCTTACGAATAGGAGAAAACTTGTTAAAGTAAGCAATACTCCTGGTAAGACACGATTAATTAATTTTTTTATGATAAATGAAAAATTTTATTTTGTCGATTTGCCTGGATATGGATATGCTAAGGTTTCAAAAAAGGAACTGGAAAAATGGTCTCATACAATAGAAAATTATCTTACTGCTAGGCAGCAACTAAAAAAGGTTATATTGCTTGTAGATTCAAGGCATAAGCCCACTAAAGATGATGTCGCAATGTATGAGTGGATTAAATATTATAATTATAAATGTATAATAATTGCCACCAAAAGCGATAAAATAAAAAGAAGTGAAAAAGCTAAAAATCAAAAATTAATCAAGGAAACTTTGAATCTTAATAGTGAGGATGAGTTTTATTTCTTTTCTTCTCTTACTAAGGAAGGCAGAGAGGATCTTATAGATAAAATATGTTCTGGAATTATAGTAGAATAAAATTATCTATTAGTGAATACAATGTTGGAAATTGGGCAATATATAAAATGTAAGTGGAGAAATATTTCTCCATTTAGTATAAAATAGTAGCTTAAGCTTTTGTTTTATACTAAACCCCCCATCCCCCTTGGGATCGCCATATTGCGGTCCCATTTTTTAATAGTATTTTCAAAGTTGGTGTGAGGTTAGATTGCTTAATTTGTTTAAATAATTTTTGGAAAATGTATCTAAATGTGAGGATACTATAACTAATAGCGACTTTTAATTAATTTGAAAGTATGTTCATTGATGATATTTTGAAATAAAATTGCTTATTTGGACTACCCATACTTTTTAATGATAATCTAATAGAAGTATTTTTGCAGTCTTCTTTGACCAAATTAGAAGTGGATTTAAAATTTAAAATCCATTTCACGTCGGATATTTCACCATTTTTATTATAATCTGTATCAGAAAATGAACCATCTTCAAAAGTGTATTTTCTATTTGACTTAATTAATTTATCGATTGAAGAGTAACATGAGAATTTACCTGATTCATGGAATAAGTTTTCAGGCTTTTCTGCAGTATTAGGGGATAAGTTTTGTACATAAGTTATAAATGATGCTATGGTATCTTTTCCAATAAAATTTGAGCTATAATTGCAATAGTAAGGCTTAATTTTATTCTTAACCAGTATATAATTTAAAAAGGTTAATGGAGCATTGTTGAATTTGGAGGATATTATTTTTGGAGTTTTGTTATTATGAACATCAATGAATCCAATTATGTTATTAGTAGTGCAAAGTACATCCTTGAATTTGGTTTTATCCCAAACGAATAAATGTTGTAAACTGGTATTGCCTTGTGAGCTTTGTACAAATATTTCATTTATGTTATCCCTTGATACATCAGTCAAAATTAGTTTTAGTGGTGCATAACTTTTATAATTTCCTAAAGTATTGAGCTTGCTAGCTGGTTTTAAAGTATAAGTCTTATTTTTAGATGTAACAGTTAAGAAGTATTTGTTATTGAGTATTTTTATGTAAATATTATCTTTTAGACCATCACCAGTTACATCATAATTTTTAATTGGCTTGTCTTTTGTAAAGATGTTGAAGGTTTGCAATGAATTTTTTGACAATATAAAAATTGTAAAGAGTACTATTAAAATTATTGTTAAAATTATATAGTATATATGTTTTATTTTAAGAAAAAAAACGTTGAATCGCATAAAAAAACACCCCGCACATATTTATATGTTTATACATATGCGGAATGTTTTTAGATATTACAATTTATTTTAAGGTATCAACTTTATTTTTGCAATCCTTGCATATACCGTAGAAGTAAACTTTATTGGATACGACATTATAATCTGTATAAGGGGCAATATCCTTATTTAGATTATCAAAAGTTATTCCTATAACATCATCTACTTTGCCGCAAGATAAACATTGTATATGAGGATGAGGTAATGCGTTGGCATCATATCTGAAATTGCCTTCACCGACATTTAATTCCTGAATTAAATCTACTTCAACTAGAGTTTTTAATGCTTTATATACAGTTGCTAAGCTCATAGTAGGATAATCAGGTTGAAGTGCTTTATATATTGTTTCAGCAGATGGATGCTCAACAGTTGACTTTAAGTATTTATAAACTGCTATTCTTTGTGGGGTTAATTTTAATTTTTTTTCTTTGAAAATAGTTGATAAAGTATTCATATTCACCACCCTCGATTCAATAACTATTGTATAATGTAATATGTTATACAACACAATATATTATATAACATAATATATTATATAATAAAAATTATTGATTGTCAAAAATAAATTATGCATATAAATTTTTGTAAAAAATGAATGAGAATTACTGTGAAAAATTAAAAAAATGTTGTATAATATAAGCTATGTTTATAATAGGTATTTTGTATGTCATTTTTATTTTATGAGTTTTAGGTAAATAATTATTTCTCAATTAAAATAACAGAAAGGAGAAATATATGTATTCTAACAGTGCTAGTGCTAAAAGGGTTAGCAGAAGAAAAGGTAAAAAACAAAAAAAAGTATCAAAGGTAAAACTTTTCATATATTTTATAATATTTCAATTTCTATTTGGTATAGGAACTGCACCATGGATAGTATATTATGGACCATTTAATAATTTAAAGAGAAATATAGTGGGTACTGCAATGTCTACATTTACACATCAATATTTAGCTACTTTATTTTTATCAGATGCCCAAATTGCTAAAATCAGAGCTGGATCAGGAGGACCAAGCAGTAATCAAAGTCAAAATTTGAATGATATAAATACTGCAGGTCATAATGAAAAGATAGAATGCAAGAAAATACAGGCAAATAAATTTAATGGCCTTTTGCTAATAGTACATGATCCAACTAAAGTTAAAATAGGATATACTTCAAAACTTGGGGTACAGGGAGAAACTACAAGTCAGATAGCAAAACATAATAATGCTATAGCTGCGATAAATGGTGGCGGATTCAAGGAAAATAGTTCTGGATCACAGGTTGTATGGACTGGTACTGGAGCAGTTCCAACGGGAATTGTAATAAGTAATGGTAAATTAGTTTATCCTAAAGAAGTTGATGAAGTTTCAACCCAAAGAGGTTGTATTGCAATTACTAGAAGTGGAGTTTTAGTTGTTGGTGATCATAGTGTTCGTGAACTTTTAAATGAAAATGTGGTAGAGGCAATAAATTTTGGACCAACATTAATAGTTAATGGAGTAGAGGAGACAAGAGATTCCTTTGGAAATTCCATAGACAGTCAGGGAGCACAACCTAGAACTGCTATAGGTCAAAGGAAGGATGGAGCAATTTTACTTTTGACTATAGATGGAAGACAGGGGCTACAAATGGGAGCAACCATAAGTGATATACAGAGAATAATGAAAGAAGAAAATGCTTATAATGCTGTAAATCTAGATGGTGGAGCATCTACGACAATGTATTACAATGGACATGTTATAAATAATCCTTGTGATAAATTTGGAGAGAGAACCGTAGCAACTGCAATAATTGTTAAACATTAGGGGTGAAGTAATGAAAGCATCGAAGAAATTTATTGTATGGGCTTTGATATCTTTAACTTTACAATTATCTTTATATTTTTATCTTGATAAATTTTATTTTGGAGCAGAAAGTAACATAAAAATAAGTGAAGCAAATGATATATATAAAGCACCAGAAATAAAACCTAATGTTGCTATTCCGACTTCGGCATATGATATATCTGTATCAGATGATGGAAGCTATACAGCATATGTCCAAAATCAAATGGTTAAAGTGTTTGATACTAATACGGGTAAACAAGTAACATTAGATTTTACGAGTGGAGTGCAGTGCCTTGCTTACGAATGGGTTCCAGATACTAATAGGATGATAATAGCAGAAAATGTTTCTGGACAAATAAGATTTTTTTCTTACAATGCAGAGAAAAAGTATAAAGAAGAAGTAAAAGATTATATAAATGGTAAAGCAAATACAATATCAGTTGGCAGGAATAATGTTAAAGTTGGCATGCAAATGTCTGTTTTGACCGGAGTAATGTACATAAAAGTATCTTTTGTAACTGGTAGAGCTAGAATTTATAGACTTGACGTAAATGAAGAGCTTACTAGAGTTGCAACGGTAACTGACCAAATAGGAAAATTCGATATAACTTCAAGAGAAGATGATCTTATTTATGAAGATTCAAGCAGTGGAAGAGTTAGATCTACTAAAATTAGAAGTAACTTAATTGCTGATGGCAATACAAGTTTAAAGCTTTTAGGTGTTGATGAAAATAATAATGTATATGTTTCGTATAGAACTGATAAAATAAACAAAATATTTTATGGTCAGGTTACATCAAGTGGTTCTAATTTAAAAACTGTAAATTTGGGTTTGAGTTGTGATTCAAATAACATAGTTATTTCATCGGGAGGAAATATTTATTTAGTAGATGCCTTAAATTCTAACTTAGTAAACTTGAAGAATAACACAAAATATAAGTATAGTGGAAAGTTTATTGGCTTGTTTAGCGATAGGATTGCTTCAGTAAGTAACAACAAGTTAGTTTTGCAAACAATAGACTAAACTTATATGTATAATTTGTAAATAAAAAGTCATAATGTTGACTTAATGAGATTTTAAAGCTAATATATATTGTATACTGTGCTATGCAGTAAATATATTTAATGAATTGACGAAAAAATTATATACTAAAATTCATACTATCATAAGGAGAGCTGATACTTTTGATTTATGATAATTGCGAAGAAACTAATCAAGAGAGTAGATTTAGTAGATTAAGAAAAATAAGAAGAAAAAAAAGAATTTTAAGTTCAATTTTGGTAACTCTAATATTGGTTTTGGGTACGGGTACTTATTTTTGTGTGAAAAAATATTTATATGATAATAAATTAAAAGTGGAAAAAAGTAAAAGTATTTCAAAGAAAAAAAGTGCACATAAGAAAGATATTAAAGCAAAAGCAAATGACTACAAGAAGACTAATGCTAATGAATCTAATTCTAATAAAGCAAATGCGCTTATAGCTTTAAGTGAAGCTCAAAAGCCATTTACTATAGATGTTGATTTACAAAAGCAAAGAGTTAGTGTTTATGATGCTCAAAAAAGGTTAGTTAATTCTTTTATTTGTTCTTCTGGAATGGATGGATCCGATACTCCAAAGGGGCAGTATAAAGTGCAAGAAAGAGGATATTCTTTTTATAGTAAGAAGTACCAAGAAGGTGCATACTATTGGGTGCAATTTATGGGAAATTATTTATTTCATAGTGTTCCTTTTGATAAAAATGAAAACATAGAAACAGAAGAAATAAGTAAACTTGGAAATAAAGCATCTCATGGGTGTGTAAGACTTGCAATTAATGATGCTAAGTGGATATATGATAATGTACCCAAAGGAACTGTGGTCAATATAAAATAAACATTAGAAAGGAATATCAATGAGTAGGAAAAATCATGAGGGCAACAGAAGAATAAAGCACAGGGGAAAAAGAAAAATATTTAAGGTTGTATTATTGTTTTTAGCATTTGAGGTTATATTTACAGGAGTTACTATTGTTCCATATTCACTTTATGGACCATTTAAAAATGTACGAAATACTATAGTTAGTACTTTAATGGGTACAGGAGCTCATAAGTATATGGCACATTGGTTTTTTAGTGATTCGCAAATACAGGCAATATTGAAAGAAACCAATAAGGGCACGAATGTAGATTATAAGCAATCTAAAAGTGATGTTATAAAAATAAATACGGATAGTGATATAACTCGGATGCAGTTAGACGGAGATGGTAAATTTACTGCTAACGTTCTCATAATTA is a window of Clostridium pasteurianum DNA encoding:
- the lon gene encoding endopeptidase La, which produces MNEESKVLPLIPLRGLIIFPHMIVHFDVGRDKSVEALEEAMLNSQEIFLSAQKDEKIDEPEEEDINLVGTVCSIKQILRLPGDAVRVLVEGINRGKINKYLRKESFIEVQIDEVKDENDYDKYEVEALMRLITKEFSKYVKLSGAASKDSIDFLRDIKEPGKFADVASSYLVIKQEQKQSILDSFDQKERLQKVLKILKDELQILELERNIGVKVKEKVDKSQREYYLREQIKVIQEQLGEDDEEKAEVKKYTQKIKKHKMPKEVKEKALYEVKKLENAGAYSAEGAGIKNYLDWVLALPWKEKTKDNLDIKKVRDVLDKEHYGLTDVKERIVEYLAVKKMSNSLKGPILCLVGPPGVGKTSIAKSIANAVNRNFVRISLGGINDEAEIRGHRRTYVGAIPGRIIYGMKQAKSNNPLILLDEIDKMSSSYKGEASDALLEVLDSSENNKFRDNYLELDFDLSDVMFVTTANTLETVPRPLMDRMEIIEVSGYTYEEKFHIAKEHLISKQLEEHNVPLENKINFMDSSIYYIIENYTRESGVRSLERKIAAIIRKAITEMIEKNKKVININSRTVKRYLGDDTYAFDKIDNQDKVGVVTGMAWTAYGGDTLPVEAVVMHGTGKLQLTGQLGDVMKESAEAGYSYVRSNCVKYGIDEEFYKNKDIHVHVPEGAVPKDGPSAGVTMITAMVSALSDKKVKHNVAMTGEITLTGRVLPIGGLKEKSLAAYRAGVDTIILPKENEKDINKIPRSIRGKIKFILAEEIDTVLENALIGGIRNDN
- the yihA gene encoding ribosome biogenesis GTP-binding protein YihA/YsxC produces the protein MIIKQAEFIISAAWKKQFPIDGKDEIAFVGRSNVGKSSLINSLTNRRKLVKVSNTPGKTRLINFFMINEKFYFVDLPGYGYAKVSKKELEKWSHTIENYLTARQQLKKVILLVDSRHKPTKDDVAMYEWIKYYNYKCIIIATKSDKIKRSEKAKNQKLIKETLNLNSEDEFYFFSSLTKEGREDLIDKICSGIIVE
- a CDS encoding Fur family transcriptional regulator produces the protein MNTLSTIFKEKKLKLTPQRIAVYKYLKSTVEHPSAETIYKALQPDYPTMSLATVYKALKTLVEVDLIQELNVGEGNFRYDANALPHPHIQCLSCGKVDDVIGITFDNLNKDIAPYTDYNVVSNKVYFYGICKDCKNKVDTLK
- a CDS encoding phosphodiester glycosidase family protein is translated as MYSNSASAKRVSRRKGKKQKKVSKVKLFIYFIIFQFLFGIGTAPWIVYYGPFNNLKRNIVGTAMSTFTHQYLATLFLSDAQIAKIRAGSGGPSSNQSQNLNDINTAGHNEKIECKKIQANKFNGLLLIVHDPTKVKIGYTSKLGVQGETTSQIAKHNNAIAAINGGGFKENSSGSQVVWTGTGAVPTGIVISNGKLVYPKEVDEVSTQRGCIAITRSGVLVVGDHSVRELLNENVVEAINFGPTLIVNGVEETRDSFGNSIDSQGAQPRTAIGQRKDGAILLLTIDGRQGLQMGATISDIQRIMKEENAYNAVNLDGGASTTMYYNGHVINNPCDKFGERTVATAIIVKH
- a CDS encoding L,D-transpeptidase; the protein is MIYDNCEETNQESRFSRLRKIRRKKRILSSILVTLILVLGTGTYFCVKKYLYDNKLKVEKSKSISKKKSAHKKDIKAKANDYKKTNANESNSNKANALIALSEAQKPFTIDVDLQKQRVSVYDAQKRLVNSFICSSGMDGSDTPKGQYKVQERGYSFYSKKYQEGAYYWVQFMGNYLFHSVPFDKNENIETEEISKLGNKASHGCVRLAINDAKWIYDNVPKGTVVNIK